In a genomic window of Dyadobacter fermentans DSM 18053:
- a CDS encoding M16 family metallopeptidase — MKRNNVRKRGNPKASSLSTAEEYQIHTLANGIRIAHKQVPYTQIAHCGIMLDIGSRDELPHQQGLAHFWEHMAFKGTEKRSSYHVINRLENVGGELNAYTTKEKICFHASVLDDHFDKAMDLLADITFHSVFPDKQIERERNVILEEMSMYVDSPEDAIQDDFDQLIFPEHALGSNILGTSETVNSFGREHLYEFINHNIDTERIVVSSVSRLPFSKVIRIAEKYLGGVPHKNTSRQRNAPIIYTPVRQERERPIQQAQCAMGQPAYSLLDERRLPFFMLVNLLGGPGMNSRFNLSLREKYGFVYSIEANYTPYLDTGFMGIFFGTEKKQLNKSISLINKELRRIREVPLSVLQLHQTKVQLMGQLAMSEESNMSFMLMMAKSILDNGKVDSLPEIFAEIEQITASQLQEIAIELFNEQNFSYLTFLPEE; from the coding sequence ATGAAGAGAAACAATGTCCGCAAACGGGGCAACCCCAAAGCATCCTCCCTTTCAACAGCCGAAGAATATCAGATACACACGCTGGCCAACGGGATCCGCATTGCACATAAGCAGGTTCCTTACACGCAAATAGCGCATTGCGGCATCATGCTCGACATTGGCAGTCGCGATGAACTGCCGCACCAGCAGGGCCTTGCGCACTTCTGGGAACATATGGCTTTCAAAGGCACCGAAAAACGGAGCTCCTACCACGTGATCAACCGGTTGGAGAATGTGGGCGGCGAGCTGAATGCCTACACGACCAAAGAAAAAATCTGCTTTCACGCCTCCGTGCTCGACGATCATTTCGATAAAGCGATGGATCTGCTGGCCGATATTACATTCCATTCGGTGTTTCCCGACAAGCAGATTGAGCGGGAACGGAATGTGATCCTGGAAGAAATGTCGATGTATGTTGATTCTCCTGAGGACGCTATCCAGGACGATTTCGATCAGCTCATTTTTCCCGAGCATGCATTAGGGAGCAATATCCTAGGCACGTCCGAAACTGTGAACTCTTTCGGCCGGGAGCATTTGTATGAATTTATCAACCATAATATCGACACCGAGCGCATCGTGGTGTCGTCGGTGAGCCGGCTGCCGTTTTCGAAAGTGATCCGCATTGCCGAGAAATACCTGGGCGGCGTGCCGCATAAAAATACCAGTCGCCAGCGGAATGCACCGATCATTTACACGCCCGTACGGCAGGAACGCGAGCGGCCGATCCAGCAGGCACAATGCGCGATGGGCCAGCCCGCCTATTCGCTGCTCGACGAGCGCCGGTTGCCATTTTTCATGCTCGTGAATTTGCTGGGCGGACCGGGAATGAACTCGCGGTTCAACCTGTCGCTGCGTGAGAAATATGGCTTTGTCTATTCCATCGAAGCCAACTACACGCCTTACCTCGATACCGGGTTTATGGGCATCTTCTTCGGTACCGAGAAAAAGCAATTGAATAAGAGTATTTCACTGATCAATAAGGAGTTAAGACGGATCCGGGAGGTGCCTTTGTCGGTTTTACAGTTGCATCAGACCAAAGTGCAGCTAATGGGCCAGCTCGCGATGTCGGAGGAAAGCAATATGAGTTTTATGCTGATGATGGCGAAGAGCATTCTCGACAACGGGAAGGTCGACTCGCTGCCGGAGATTTTCGCTGAAATCGAGCAGATTACTGCCAGCCAGTTGCAGGAAATCGCCATCGAGCTTTTCAATGAGCAGAATTTCAGTTACCTCACGTTCCTCCCGGAGGAATAA
- a CDS encoding M16 family metallopeptidase, with product MIRYKQFTLGNGLRVYVHEDFSTPMAAVNILYNVGSRDEDEDRTGFAHLFEHLMFGGSKHIPSYDIPVQNVGGENNAFTSPDITNYYITLPADNVETAFWLESDRMLSLSFDPNVLEVQRKVVIEEFKQRYLNQPYGDMWLKLRPLAYKKHPYRWATIGKDIGHIERATMDDVQDFFFRFYRPNNAVMVVAGAVTFEKVQELAEKWFGNIPAGPAYVRNLPQEPVQTEARHLETSASVPLNSLVKVFHMPGRYDEGFYAGDLLSDVLGRGKSSRLYQKLLKERAMFNSISASIISSLDPGLLMIKGNLNPGVSLEDADEAVTEILQEVIENGALEEEVTKVKNQSEASLAFSEVELLNRAMNLAFAANAGNVEWANADAEIIRALTPTDIHNAAKTILRPENTSTLYYRTEGK from the coding sequence ATGATTCGTTACAAGCAGTTTACATTGGGCAATGGCCTTCGGGTATATGTGCACGAAGACTTTTCGACTCCCATGGCTGCGGTCAATATCTTGTACAATGTCGGGTCGCGGGATGAAGACGAAGACCGCACCGGCTTCGCGCATCTGTTTGAGCATTTGATGTTTGGCGGTTCCAAACACATCCCCAGTTACGACATTCCCGTCCAGAATGTGGGCGGCGAGAACAATGCATTCACTTCACCGGACATTACCAATTACTATATCACACTGCCCGCCGACAATGTAGAAACGGCGTTCTGGCTGGAATCCGACCGGATGCTGAGCCTCTCCTTCGACCCGAACGTGCTCGAAGTGCAGCGGAAAGTGGTGATCGAGGAGTTCAAACAAAGGTATCTCAACCAGCCCTACGGCGATATGTGGCTCAAATTGCGGCCGCTTGCCTACAAAAAGCACCCTTACCGCTGGGCCACGATCGGAAAAGACATTGGTCACATCGAACGTGCCACTATGGACGACGTGCAGGACTTTTTCTTCCGTTTTTACCGGCCCAATAATGCCGTGATGGTTGTGGCGGGCGCCGTAACCTTCGAAAAAGTGCAGGAACTCGCCGAAAAATGGTTTGGCAACATCCCTGCTGGTCCGGCTTATGTGCGTAACCTCCCGCAGGAGCCCGTGCAAACCGAGGCCAGGCACCTCGAAACCTCGGCATCCGTTCCGCTTAATTCACTCGTAAAGGTCTTTCACATGCCGGGCCGCTACGACGAGGGTTTTTACGCCGGCGACTTGCTGAGCGATGTCCTGGGCAGGGGGAAATCATCGCGGCTATATCAGAAACTCCTTAAAGAACGCGCCATGTTCAACAGCATCAGCGCAAGCATTATATCATCCCTCGATCCCGGATTGCTCATGATTAAGGGCAATCTGAATCCGGGCGTTTCGCTGGAAGATGCCGACGAGGCGGTAACCGAAATTTTGCAGGAAGTCATTGAAAACGGTGCTTTGGAAGAGGAAGTGACCAAGGTTAAAAACCAGTCGGAGGCCTCGCTGGCATTCTCGGAAGTGGAACTGCTCAACCGCGCCATGAACCTGGCTTTCGCCGCGAATGCGGGTAATGTGGAATGGGCCAATGCCGATGCGGAAATCATCCGTGCGCTCACGCCGACCGACATTCACAACGCCGCAAAAACCATCCTGAGGCCGGAAAATACATCGACGCTGTATTACAGAACAGAGGGAAAGTAA
- a CDS encoding amidohydrolase family protein, translated as MKKVLLCLSVSLSVTFSACAQQQSAPLTEQPLGFEEYDPVSTLKVEEHPVKKAKFPFIDVHNHQYQMPSQDLKALVKQMDALNMAIMVNLSGRGWTQEWAEGTATLKGSLENVSKNEPKRIAVFTNLQFKGFGEKDWSARAVKQLEEDVKMGAKGLKIYKSLGFTGIKDDKGNRVPVSDPRLQPVWQKCGELGIPVLIHTADVPSFWDPMDRYNERWLELKTHPGRKRGINDPIPFDSLIAEQHHIFRMNPKTTFINAHMGWYPNDLRKLDSLMIAFPNMYVEIGAVIAELGRQPRTAKKFFDKYQDRVLFGKDSWVPAEYATYFRVLETEDEYFPYHKKYHAFWRMYGMGLSDEVLKKLYYKNALKIIPGLDKSQFPN; from the coding sequence ATGAAAAAAGTATTGCTGTGCCTTTCGGTTTCACTTTCCGTCACTTTCAGCGCATGCGCCCAGCAGCAGTCGGCGCCGCTTACCGAACAGCCGCTCGGTTTTGAAGAATATGACCCGGTTTCCACATTGAAAGTCGAGGAACATCCGGTGAAAAAGGCGAAGTTTCCGTTTATCGACGTCCACAATCATCAGTACCAAATGCCCTCGCAGGATTTGAAAGCGTTGGTGAAACAGATGGATGCATTAAATATGGCCATTATGGTCAACCTGAGCGGTCGCGGGTGGACGCAGGAATGGGCGGAGGGCACTGCCACGCTGAAAGGCTCGCTGGAAAACGTTTCAAAAAACGAACCGAAGCGGATTGCCGTTTTCACAAACCTGCAATTCAAGGGGTTTGGTGAAAAAGATTGGTCGGCCAGGGCTGTGAAACAATTGGAAGAAGATGTAAAAATGGGCGCGAAAGGCCTGAAAATCTATAAAAGTTTGGGCTTTACGGGCATCAAGGACGACAAAGGCAACCGTGTGCCGGTGAGCGATCCGCGTTTGCAGCCCGTTTGGCAAAAATGCGGCGAACTAGGCATTCCCGTGCTGATCCACACCGCCGATGTGCCTTCGTTCTGGGACCCGATGGACCGCTACAACGAACGCTGGCTGGAACTCAAAACCCACCCCGGACGCAAGCGCGGCATCAATGACCCCATCCCGTTCGACTCGCTGATCGCCGAACAGCACCACATTTTCCGGATGAACCCCAAAACGACGTTCATTAACGCGCATATGGGCTGGTATCCCAACGACCTCCGAAAACTCGACAGCCTGATGATCGCGTTTCCGAATATGTATGTGGAAATTGGCGCGGTGATCGCGGAATTGGGCCGCCAGCCCCGGACCGCCAAGAAGTTTTTTGATAAATACCAGGACCGAGTGCTTTTCGGGAAGGACAGCTGGGTGCCTGCCGAATACGCAACCTACTTCCGGGTGCTGGAAACGGAGGATGAATATTTCCCTTACCATAAAAAGTACCACGCGTTCTGGCGCATGTACGGTATGGGGCTTTCCGACGAAGTTTTGAAAAAGCTCTATTATAAAAACGCACTGAAAATCATTCCGGGACTCGACAAAAGCCAGTTCCCAAATTGA
- a CDS encoding glycosyltransferase family 4 protein yields the protein MRIGFDAKRAFANKTGLGNYSRFILNALMVHEPGHEYLAYTPKNSRHLFDEYPAGSIRYPEGFIDQKLSAYWRYARITRQLTADKTDVYHGLSNEIPQGLQQAGIRSVVTIHDLIFERLPHLFKPIDRAIYRHKFQSACRRADAVVAVSDQTRRDLIELYGVDDSKIEVIYQDCNPVFQTQLASAERDRICAEYGISGPFILCVGTLEERKNQHRLVEAFAQLKNHDFKLVLVGKSTGYVQKIKETIQRLKLEGRVMLLHDVSTPHLPALYQAAEVFAYISVYEGFGIPIVEALHSGTAVLAAKGSCLEEAGGPGGLYADPYQTENISEQLQKLVTDVHLRNSLSAAGRAHVQQFSGKHIAGQLVQLYKSIS from the coding sequence ATGCGCATCGGATTTGACGCCAAAAGAGCGTTTGCCAACAAAACAGGTCTCGGAAATTACAGCCGCTTTATTCTGAATGCATTAATGGTCCACGAGCCGGGCCACGAATACCTCGCCTATACGCCCAAAAACAGCCGGCACCTCTTCGACGAATACCCCGCCGGCTCGATCCGTTATCCCGAGGGTTTTATCGATCAGAAACTTTCGGCATACTGGCGCTACGCACGCATTACCCGGCAATTAACGGCTGATAAAACGGACGTTTACCACGGCCTCAGCAACGAAATCCCGCAAGGATTGCAGCAGGCGGGCATTCGTTCGGTAGTAACCATCCACGACCTCATATTCGAACGGCTCCCGCATTTGTTCAAACCGATTGATCGCGCTATCTACCGGCACAAGTTCCAGTCGGCCTGCCGCCGTGCCGATGCCGTAGTAGCCGTAAGCGACCAGACGCGCCGCGATCTGATCGAGCTTTATGGGGTGGACGATTCGAAGATCGAGGTCATTTACCAGGACTGTAACCCGGTGTTTCAAACGCAGCTCGCATCCGCCGAACGGGACCGCATTTGTGCTGAGTATGGCATTAGCGGGCCATTTATCCTCTGCGTAGGCACGCTGGAAGAGCGCAAGAACCAACACAGGCTGGTGGAAGCATTTGCACAACTAAAAAACCATGATTTCAAACTGGTACTGGTGGGGAAATCAACCGGCTATGTGCAAAAGATCAAAGAAACGATTCAGCGGCTGAAACTCGAAGGCCGGGTAATGCTGCTCCATGATGTTTCCACACCGCATTTACCCGCATTGTACCAGGCCGCGGAAGTGTTTGCCTACATTTCTGTTTATGAGGGTTTTGGTATTCCAATTGTGGAAGCATTGCACAGCGGTACCGCGGTGCTGGCTGCAAAGGGCTCCTGCTTGGAAGAAGCGGGCGGCCCCGGAGGGCTTTATGCGGACCCCTATCAAACAGAAAACATCAGCGAACAGCTGCAAAAGCTGGTCACTGATGTTCATCTTCGGAATTCTTTATCGGCAGCCGGCCGGGCGCATGTGCAACAGTTTTCAGGAAAACACATTGCCGGGCAGCTTGTACAGCTTTACAAAAGTATCAGCTGA
- a CDS encoding fumarylacetoacetate hydrolase family protein, with amino-acid sequence MKIICVGRNYAEHIAELNNQTPDSPVIFLKPETAQLRPGEDFYYPEFSKDVHYEVELVVKINRAGKNIEEKFAHKYYSEIGIGVDFTARDLQSELKSKGLPWELAKAFNGSAPVSDFVPVSDFGDIQDINFSLDVNGETRQSGNSSMMIYRINYLISFVSKYFMLKTGDLIFTGTPKGVGPVQIGDKLTASIEGKKMLELFVK; translated from the coding sequence ATGAAAATTATTTGTGTAGGCCGGAATTACGCAGAGCATATCGCCGAACTGAACAACCAGACACCCGATTCCCCGGTTATATTTCTGAAACCTGAAACCGCACAACTCCGCCCGGGCGAGGACTTTTACTACCCGGAATTTTCAAAAGACGTTCACTACGAAGTGGAGCTCGTAGTGAAGATCAACCGGGCAGGGAAGAACATCGAAGAGAAATTCGCACATAAATATTATAGCGAGATCGGCATTGGCGTGGATTTCACGGCCCGCGATCTCCAATCGGAGCTGAAATCGAAAGGCCTGCCGTGGGAGCTCGCGAAGGCATTCAACGGCTCGGCGCCGGTTTCGGATTTTGTGCCGGTGTCGGATTTTGGTGATATTCAGGACATTAATTTCAGCCTGGATGTGAATGGCGAAACGCGCCAAAGTGGAAATTCATCGATGATGATCTACCGCATTAACTACCTGATTTCCTTCGTTTCCAAATACTTCATGCTCAAAACGGGTGACCTCATCTTCACAGGCACGCCAAAAGGCGTGGGTCCGGTGCAGATCGGCGATAAGCTGACGGCCTCGATTGAAGGCAAGAAGATGCTCGAACTGTTCGTTAAGTAA
- the ispF gene encoding 2-C-methyl-D-erythritol 2,4-cyclodiphosphate synthase, with the protein MFPFRVGQGYDVHQLVEGRPFWLGGILIPHTHGAKGHSDADVVCHVMCDALLGAANLRNIGYHFSDKDPQWKGVDSKILLAKVLEMIREKGYEVGNVDVTIVLQNPKLNPHIPAMKTCLAEVTGISEEDISIKATTSEHLGFVGREEGIAAHCVALIYQPGTFPGIA; encoded by the coding sequence ATGTTCCCATTCCGCGTAGGCCAGGGCTACGATGTTCATCAGTTGGTAGAAGGCCGGCCTTTCTGGCTCGGCGGTATTTTGATCCCCCACACACACGGTGCCAAAGGCCATTCCGACGCCGATGTGGTGTGCCACGTAATGTGCGACGCGCTGCTCGGCGCAGCCAATCTCCGCAATATCGGCTACCATTTTTCCGACAAAGACCCGCAATGGAAGGGCGTCGACAGCAAAATTCTGCTGGCCAAAGTATTGGAAATGATCCGCGAAAAAGGCTACGAAGTCGGAAACGTGGATGTGACCATCGTACTCCAAAATCCAAAACTGAACCCGCACATTCCTGCCATGAAAACCTGCCTGGCAGAGGTGACGGGCATATCCGAAGAAGACATTTCGATCAAAGCTACCACTTCCGAGCATTTGGGATTTGTGGGACGGGAGGAAGGCATTGCGGCGCATTGCGTAGCGTTGATCTATCAACCCGGCACGTTCCCGGGAATTGCCTGA
- a CDS encoding C40 family peptidase, whose translation MKKYLSRPLSCTIFTLLITTLLFSCDTLRKTPERNSSYRSSRGPASRSTASRGRTSPARKPVAKAPVRKPAPTRTATTYSRPGDANTANVPEVVQIARTYTGTPYRSGGNDKQGIDCSGLICQVYSEMGVKVPRISWQQSEFGQEVGSVAEIKPGDWLFFVPEAGKEGYVSHAGIVTDVRSRDEIIFIHASTSRGVREDNLFSTYFKGRFVKAMRPF comes from the coding sequence ATGAAGAAGTACCTTTCCCGCCCCCTTTCCTGCACCATTTTCACCCTCCTGATCACCACATTGCTATTTTCCTGCGACACGCTCCGCAAAACGCCGGAGCGCAACTCGTCCTATCGCAGTTCACGCGGGCCCGCCTCGCGGAGCACCGCCTCGCGCGGACGCACCTCACCCGCCCGCAAGCCGGTAGCCAAAGCGCCGGTCAGAAAGCCAGCCCCCACCCGCACCGCCACCACTTACTCGCGCCCCGGCGACGCCAATACTGCCAATGTACCCGAAGTAGTGCAAATAGCCCGCACGTATACCGGCACGCCCTATCGCTCGGGCGGTAACGACAAGCAGGGCATCGACTGCTCCGGCCTCATTTGCCAGGTGTATTCCGAAATGGGCGTAAAAGTGCCCCGCATTTCATGGCAGCAGTCCGAGTTTGGGCAGGAAGTGGGCAGCGTGGCCGAAATCAAGCCCGGCGACTGGCTGTTTTTCGTGCCCGAAGCCGGAAAGGAAGGCTACGTATCGCACGCCGGCATTGTAACCGACGTGCGCAGCCGCGACGAGATCATATTCATCCACGCCTCCACGTCCCGCGGCGTGCGTGAAGACAATCTGTTTTCTACCTATTTTAAAGGCCGGTTCGTGAAAGCCATGCGGCCGTTCTGA
- a CDS encoding Dps family protein, which produces MKTNIGISDEHTQAVAYQLNKLLANEFVLYTKTRNYHWNIGGMNFFELHKLFEGQYEQLQVILDDIAERIRAIGHYSEARLADILKLTDLLEPEYTTDSKTQLQNLLNDHETIIRILRNLITEFADTYKDLGSSDYVTGLLREHEKMAWMLRAFLK; this is translated from the coding sequence ATGAAAACCAACATTGGAATTTCTGACGAGCATACCCAGGCAGTTGCTTACCAGTTGAATAAATTGCTCGCCAACGAGTTTGTACTTTATACCAAAACCCGCAATTACCACTGGAATATCGGCGGAATGAATTTCTTCGAGCTGCACAAGCTGTTTGAAGGCCAGTATGAACAATTGCAGGTGATCCTGGACGATATCGCAGAGCGCATCCGCGCTATCGGACACTATTCCGAAGCCCGCCTGGCCGATATTCTGAAACTGACCGATCTGCTCGAACCCGAATACACCACCGATTCGAAAACGCAGCTTCAAAACCTGCTCAACGACCACGAAACGATCATCCGCATCCTGCGTAACCTGATCACCGAATTTGCCGATACCTACAAAGACCTGGGATCGAGCGATTATGTGACCGGCCTGCTCCGCGAACACGAGAAAATGGCCTGGATGCTCCGCGCATTCCTGAAATAA
- a CDS encoding HAD family hydrolase, whose translation MKEKIAVIFDMDGVIVHTNPYHSRAFREFFSKRNLSPTEEDFAQHMYGKSNSYILSHFLQRVVEGEELLQMEEEKEGLFRELYAPYVEPIGGIVAFMQDLKANGAVLGVATSAPRANLDLILSKVPIEEMLGSILASEDVKKHKPDPEVYLTSARNLGVEPHQCVVFEDSFSGVSAALNAGMRVVGVLSSHSREELPPCNLYINDYSDLSFEKIAALF comes from the coding sequence ATGAAAGAGAAAATAGCAGTCATTTTTGATATGGACGGCGTGATCGTGCATACCAATCCGTACCATTCCCGCGCTTTCCGCGAGTTTTTTTCAAAAAGAAATCTTTCGCCTACCGAAGAAGACTTTGCCCAGCATATGTACGGCAAAAGCAACAGCTACATCCTGAGCCATTTTTTACAACGTGTGGTGGAAGGAGAAGAATTGTTACAAATGGAAGAGGAAAAAGAAGGGCTTTTCCGCGAACTGTATGCACCCTATGTGGAGCCCATTGGTGGCATTGTAGCATTCATGCAAGATCTGAAAGCGAACGGTGCGGTGCTGGGCGTGGCAACGTCCGCTCCCCGCGCGAACCTCGACCTGATCCTTAGCAAAGTGCCCATTGAGGAAATGCTCGGGTCGATCCTGGCGAGTGAGGATGTGAAAAAACATAAGCCCGATCCCGAAGTGTACCTTACTTCCGCCCGTAACCTGGGCGTGGAGCCGCACCAATGCGTGGTGTTCGAAGATTCATTCTCCGGCGTGTCGGCCGCATTGAACGCCGGTATGCGTGTGGTAGGCGTGCTTAGCTCGCATTCGCGCGAAGAGCTGCCGCCGTGCAACCTCTATATAAATGATTACAGCGACCTTTCCTTCGAAAAGATCGCTGCGCTCTTTTGA
- a CDS encoding ABC transporter substrate-binding protein has protein sequence MQITLRSLCIGFFFALCSFQANAQLLNDPASLKSIQNSLDKIYNYEFDDALHIIDQVEKKYPNHPVSYILDSFILYWKYLPIKDNPTKSKEYIQKLDQCLEAINKRYGKNSLDPEAVFYTMVARGYMAMMYNYRGEMMAAAGEGKKAYNAFVEGFKLMHKNPEFYFTSGMYNYYVEVYPEEHPIVKPLLVFFKNGDKALGLKQIDTATKVGTITKAESCYYISHIYLKYEAKPEKAVPYMERLVDQYPRNPIFLMKNIESQLLSGKYNEAGEGIQVLRKHHTGFFPVAWRTFQGIWEEKSMKNDAAAQKEYLAALKTPHDDQYTKEYHAFAYAGLARISARAGNKAKAKEYYKKCLGKAEYRSVIREAKAFK, from the coding sequence ATGCAAATTACACTTCGTTCCCTATGCATAGGGTTTTTCTTTGCCCTGTGCTCATTTCAGGCCAATGCGCAATTACTCAATGACCCCGCTTCGTTAAAAAGCATCCAAAACAGCCTCGACAAAATTTACAATTACGAATTCGACGACGCCCTGCATATCATCGATCAGGTCGAGAAAAAGTACCCCAACCACCCGGTTTCCTACATTCTCGACTCGTTTATCCTCTACTGGAAATACCTGCCCATTAAAGACAACCCCACGAAATCGAAGGAATACATTCAAAAGCTGGATCAATGCCTGGAAGCGATCAATAAGCGTTACGGTAAGAATAGCCTGGACCCGGAGGCGGTGTTTTACACAATGGTGGCGCGCGGTTACATGGCGATGATGTACAACTATCGCGGCGAAATGATGGCCGCTGCGGGCGAGGGGAAAAAGGCTTACAATGCGTTTGTGGAAGGTTTTAAGCTAATGCATAAGAACCCGGAGTTCTACTTCACTTCGGGAATGTACAATTATTATGTGGAGGTTTACCCCGAGGAGCACCCGATTGTGAAGCCGCTGCTGGTATTTTTCAAGAATGGTGATAAGGCTTTGGGTTTGAAGCAGATTGATACTGCAACGAAAGTGGGGACGATCACGAAAGCGGAATCGTGCTACTACATTTCACATATTTACCTCAAATACGAAGCCAAACCGGAGAAGGCTGTTCCGTATATGGAGCGGCTTGTAGACCAATACCCGCGCAATCCTATTTTTTTGATGAAAAACATTGAGTCACAACTGCTTTCGGGTAAATATAACGAAGCAGGGGAGGGCATTCAGGTCTTGCGTAAACATCATACGGGCTTTTTCCCGGTTGCTTGGCGGACTTTCCAGGGAATTTGGGAGGAGAAAAGCATGAAAAACGATGCTGCGGCTCAGAAAGAATACCTGGCGGCACTCAAAACCCCTCACGACGACCAATACACGAAGGAATACCACGCATTCGCCTACGCGGGGCTCGCACGCATTTCAGCCCGGGCGGGTAACAAGGCCAAGGCCAAGGAATACTATAAAAAATGCCTTGGCAAAGCCGAATACCGGTCGGTGATCCGCGAGGCCAAGGCATTTAAGTAA